Proteins encoded by one window of uncultured Draconibacterium sp.:
- the dinB gene encoding DNA polymerase IV — MQVEPNRKIIHVDMDAFFASVEQLDHPELRGKPIAVGGTSDRGVVAAASYEARKFGVRSAMSSKVAKRKCPDLIFVKHRFDRYKEISSQIRSIFLEYTDLVEPLSLDEAYLDVTYAKKGKPSATLIAKEIRQRILSETGLTASAGVSYNKFLAKVASDVNKPNGMFVVTPDKAQAFIDQLEIKKFFGIGKVTAKKLNEIGVRYGRDLKLVDRLELTRMFGKAGNYYYNICRGIDNREVQPSRERKSVGAENTFSQDLFLEEELKKQLLIIAEKVWGRASREDVKARTVTLKFKYADFEQHTRSKTIEPYINSKDIFIRESMKLMSSEGGFIKGIRLLGLTLSNFLHEQEGEKGVQLVIEF, encoded by the coding sequence ATGCAGGTAGAGCCAAACAGAAAAATAATACATGTTGATATGGATGCATTTTTTGCATCGGTAGAACAGCTGGATCATCCGGAACTGCGCGGAAAGCCAATTGCAGTGGGAGGCACCAGTGACAGAGGAGTTGTTGCAGCTGCCAGTTACGAAGCCCGAAAATTTGGGGTGCGCTCTGCAATGTCATCAAAAGTGGCAAAACGTAAGTGCCCCGATCTTATTTTTGTAAAACATCGTTTCGACCGATACAAAGAGATTTCTTCACAAATAAGGAGCATCTTTTTAGAGTATACCGATTTGGTTGAACCACTCTCGCTTGATGAGGCTTACCTCGATGTAACTTATGCTAAAAAAGGCAAACCATCAGCAACTTTAATAGCAAAGGAGATCCGTCAGCGTATTCTCTCCGAAACCGGATTGACGGCATCGGCAGGAGTTTCGTACAATAAGTTTCTTGCAAAAGTGGCATCAGATGTAAACAAACCCAACGGAATGTTTGTGGTTACTCCTGATAAAGCACAGGCTTTTATTGATCAGCTGGAGATCAAAAAGTTTTTTGGTATTGGAAAAGTTACAGCAAAAAAACTGAATGAGATTGGTGTTAGGTACGGACGCGATCTTAAACTGGTTGACAGGCTGGAGCTCACAAGAATGTTTGGTAAAGCCGGCAACTATTATTACAACATCTGTCGTGGAATTGATAACAGAGAGGTACAGCCATCACGCGAACGGAAATCGGTTGGTGCTGAAAATACTTTTTCGCAGGATTTATTTTTAGAGGAAGAATTAAAAAAGCAACTGTTAATAATTGCGGAAAAAGTATGGGGGAGAGCATCCCGGGAGGATGTAAAAGCCAGAACGGTTACGCTAAAGTTTAAATATGCCGATTTTGAACAACACACACGCAGTAAAACCATTGAGCCATATATTAATTCGAAAGATATTTTTATTCGCGAAAGCATGAAACTAATGAGTTCGGAAGGTGGTTTTATAAAAGGTATAAGATTACTTGGACTGACGCTTTCTAATTTTTTGCATGAGCAGGAGGGAGAAAAGGGCGTTCAGTTGGTAATCGAATTTTGA
- the pgl gene encoding 6-phosphogluconolactonase, translated as MKTFTEVKIFSKPKNVYKAIAKELIKMVQNSNQEIFDIALSGGNSPKGLFKKISKKYADQIPWERIHLWWGDERCVPPTDEQSNYKMTVDYLISNIDIPEDNIHRIRGEEDPEKEALRYSKEMQDTLNSRGKDPVFDLIILGLGDDGHTASIFPDQLELFEYEQNCAVAVHPLTGQKRITITGNVLNNANQVFFLVTGSNKALRISEIMNDNDAAQLLPAYYISPTNGILTWFLDDEAAAQIS; from the coding sequence ATGAAGACCTTTACAGAAGTAAAAATTTTTTCGAAACCGAAGAATGTTTACAAAGCCATCGCCAAAGAGCTTATTAAGATGGTACAGAATTCAAATCAGGAGATTTTTGATATCGCTCTTTCGGGAGGGAATTCACCTAAAGGACTTTTCAAAAAGATAAGTAAAAAATATGCAGATCAGATACCGTGGGAGCGCATTCATCTGTGGTGGGGAGACGAGCGTTGTGTTCCTCCAACCGATGAGCAAAGCAACTATAAAATGACTGTCGACTATCTGATTTCAAATATCGATATACCAGAAGACAATATACACCGAATTCGTGGCGAAGAAGACCCTGAAAAGGAGGCACTTCGTTATTCAAAAGAGATGCAAGACACCCTGAATTCAAGGGGAAAAGATCCTGTCTTTGATCTTATAATTCTGGGACTTGGCGACGATGGCCATACCGCTTCCATTTTTCCCGATCAGTTAGAACTGTTTGAATACGAACAAAACTGTGCTGTTGCCGTTCATCCGCTAACGGGGCAAAAAAGAATTACGATCACCGGAAATGTACTAAACAATGCCAACCAGGTGTTTTTCCTGGTTACCGGCTCGAACAAAGCTTTGCGAATATCAGAAATAATGAATGATAATGATGCTGCACAACTGTTACCGGCCTACTACATAAGTCCAACCAACGGAATATTGACCTGGTTTTTAGACGACGAGGCAGCTGCCCAGATTTCATAA
- a CDS encoding alpha/beta hydrolase, translated as MKRIKRFFLIVILLAIITYLLGPKPPKPELNKDLPSISASIANIESFVERKEAAFSVKPDNESRIFWANDTLKERTDYCVLYLHGFSASWYEGHPAHERFASHFGYNLYVPRLHDHGLVTEDALMDMTPDKLYASAKEALMIARSLGRKVIVMSTSTGGTLGLKLAADFPEYVDGLILYSPNIKVYNKTMVLLSKPWGLQLGRKVMGGKYRISEDDPESEDCKYWNCKYRVEALVYLQQLLDATMTKETFGRVSVPVFLGYYYKDDENQDNTVSVDAMLDMFEELGTLPNQKVKKAFPEAGDHVIACELTSGSVEEVIAETIRFGEGILGLSSTR; from the coding sequence ATGAAACGAATAAAACGCTTTTTTCTGATAGTAATTCTTTTGGCGATAATTACTTACCTGCTGGGGCCAAAGCCACCCAAGCCGGAGCTGAATAAGGATCTGCCATCAATTTCGGCAAGTATTGCAAATATTGAAAGTTTTGTAGAACGCAAGGAAGCAGCCTTTTCGGTTAAACCGGATAACGAGTCGCGCATATTTTGGGCCAACGATACCTTAAAAGAGCGTACTGATTACTGTGTGTTGTACCTGCACGGATTTTCAGCGTCGTGGTACGAAGGGCATCCTGCGCATGAACGATTTGCCAGCCACTTTGGGTACAATTTGTATGTGCCACGTTTACACGATCATGGTTTGGTTACCGAAGATGCATTAATGGATATGACTCCTGATAAATTGTATGCATCGGCAAAAGAGGCATTGATGATAGCACGAAGCCTGGGCCGGAAAGTGATTGTTATGAGCACTTCAACTGGAGGAACGCTGGGATTAAAACTGGCGGCAGATTTTCCGGAGTATGTAGACGGATTGATTCTGTATTCGCCAAATATAAAGGTGTACAATAAAACTATGGTATTATTATCGAAACCATGGGGCCTGCAACTCGGACGAAAAGTTATGGGTGGTAAATACCGCATTTCTGAAGATGATCCGGAATCGGAAGATTGTAAATACTGGAATTGCAAATACCGTGTGGAAGCACTGGTTTATTTGCAACAATTGCTGGATGCTACAATGACCAAAGAAACGTTTGGACGTGTATCTGTGCCTGTATTTTTGGGTTATTACTATAAAGACGATGAGAACCAGGATAATACCGTTAGTGTAGATGCTATGCTTGATATGTTTGAAGAGTTGGGAACATTGCCAAACCAGAAAGTTAAAAAGGCATTTCCTGAAGCTGGAGATCATGTAATTGCCTGCGAGCTTACATCGGGAAGCGTGGAAGAAGTAATTGCCGAAACCATTCGTTTCGGAGAAGGTATTTTAGGATTAAGCTCAACCCGCTAG
- a CDS encoding MarR family transcriptional regulator: MYTKKMETTDILIKIRKIVRSVDIESKKIQKEHGVSIPQVLCLSFLHESPNYQSTQGEIRKYLNLNPSTVSGIINRLEKKGYLARLPKTGDKRVVNITLTSSGDKLLSTIPSLLHEQLNEKLLQLNENELATVEAGLNTLVKILDIEKIEASPMITLDPELEANSDQ; encoded by the coding sequence TTGTATACGAAGAAAATGGAAACCACGGATATTTTAATCAAAATCAGGAAAATAGTTCGTTCAGTCGACATCGAATCGAAAAAAATACAGAAAGAACACGGCGTGAGTATTCCTCAGGTTCTTTGTTTGAGTTTTTTACATGAATCGCCAAATTATCAATCTACACAGGGCGAAATAAGAAAGTATCTGAACCTGAATCCAAGTACTGTTAGCGGCATTATAAACCGACTGGAAAAAAAAGGTTACCTGGCCAGGCTTCCGAAAACCGGCGATAAACGCGTTGTAAATATTACACTTACTTCTTCCGGTGATAAGTTACTTAGCACTATACCTTCATTGTTACACGAACAACTTAATGAAAAGCTCTTACAACTTAACGAAAATGAACTAGCTACCGTGGAAGCTGGCTTAAATACACTGGTTAAAATACTCGATATTGAGAAAATAGAAGCATCTCCAATGATTACCCTGGATCCCGAGCTTGAAGCCAACAGCGACCAATAA